The following proteins come from a genomic window of Pseudomonas putida:
- the ngg gene encoding N-acetylglutaminylglutamine synthetase: MKAHEIAYGQRLLRGQAPSYERLQARLAGDGSQPHDQPRAVHCGWGRLLIGHTYPDPVSLAEDLLDEHPGERDIALYVAAPQQVLAQAPQQLFLDPSDTLRLWFTDYRPAQRVFRGFRVRRAQNPADWQAINTLYQARGMLPVDAELLTPRHLGGPVYWLAEDEDSGSVIGSVMGLNHTKAFDDPEHGSSLWCLAVDPHCTRPGVGEVLVRHLIEHFMSRGLAYLDLSVLHDNRQAKRLYQKLGFRNLPTFAVKRKNGINEQLFLGPGPQADLNPYARIIVDEALRRGIEVQVDDAAGGLFTLSLGGRRIRCRESLSDLTSAVTMTLCQDKRLTQHALHNAGLQVPAQQLAGNADDNLAFLDEHGAVVVKPVDGEQGQGVAVNLTCIDDITRAVAHARQFDSRVLLESFHAGFDLRIVVIGYEVVAAAIRHPAQVLGDGKHSVRQLIEAQSRRRQAATGGESRIPLDDETERTLRAAGVGYDDVLPAGQRLAVRRTANLHTGGTLEDVTERLHPVLADAAVRAARALEIPVVGLDFMVRDAGQPEYVIIEANERAGLANHEPQPTAERFIDLLFPHSRPLA; this comes from the coding sequence ATGAAAGCCCATGAAATCGCTTATGGTCAGCGCCTGCTGCGCGGCCAGGCGCCGTCCTATGAGCGCCTGCAAGCGCGCTTGGCCGGTGACGGCAGCCAGCCCCATGACCAACCGCGTGCCGTGCACTGCGGCTGGGGCCGGCTGCTGATAGGCCACACCTACCCCGACCCGGTTTCCCTGGCCGAGGACTTGCTCGACGAGCACCCGGGCGAACGCGACATCGCCCTGTACGTGGCCGCACCGCAGCAGGTGCTGGCCCAGGCCCCACAGCAGCTGTTCCTCGATCCGTCCGACACCCTGCGCCTATGGTTCACCGACTACCGCCCGGCGCAGCGAGTATTTCGCGGCTTCCGCGTGCGCCGGGCACAGAACCCCGCCGACTGGCAGGCAATCAACACCCTGTACCAGGCCCGCGGGATGCTCCCCGTCGACGCCGAGCTGCTTACCCCCCGGCACTTGGGTGGCCCGGTGTACTGGCTGGCAGAGGACGAAGACAGCGGCTCGGTGATCGGCAGCGTCATGGGCCTGAACCACACCAAAGCGTTCGATGACCCCGAGCATGGCAGCAGCCTGTGGTGCCTGGCGGTGGACCCACACTGCACCCGCCCGGGCGTGGGCGAGGTGCTGGTGCGCCACCTGATCGAACACTTCATGAGCCGTGGCCTGGCTTACCTGGACCTGTCGGTGCTGCACGACAACCGCCAGGCCAAGCGCCTTTACCAGAAACTGGGTTTTCGCAACCTGCCCACCTTCGCCGTCAAGCGCAAGAACGGTATCAACGAGCAGTTGTTCCTCGGGCCTGGCCCGCAAGCCGACCTCAACCCCTATGCACGCATCATCGTCGACGAGGCGCTACGCCGCGGCATTGAAGTGCAGGTGGATGACGCCGCTGGCGGCCTGTTCACCCTGAGCCTGGGCGGGCGACGCATTCGCTGTCGGGAATCGCTCAGCGACCTGACCAGTGCCGTGACCATGACCCTGTGCCAGGACAAACGCCTGACCCAGCACGCGCTGCACAACGCTGGGCTGCAGGTGCCAGCGCAACAGCTGGCTGGCAATGCCGATGACAACCTGGCGTTTCTCGACGAGCATGGCGCGGTGGTGGTCAAGCCGGTCGATGGCGAACAAGGCCAGGGCGTGGCGGTGAACCTGACCTGCATCGACGACATCACCCGTGCCGTGGCGCACGCCCGCCAGTTCGACAGCCGCGTGCTGCTGGAAAGCTTCCACGCCGGGTTCGACCTGCGCATCGTGGTGATCGGCTACGAGGTGGTGGCCGCCGCCATCCGTCACCCGGCGCAGGTGCTGGGCGATGGCAAACACAGCGTGCGCCAGTTGATCGAAGCCCAGAGCCGTCGCCGCCAGGCCGCCACCGGTGGCGAAAGCCGCATTCCGCTGGACGACGAAACCGAGCGCACCTTGCGCGCAGCGGGCGTTGGTTATGACGACGTGTTGCCGGCCGGCCAGCGTCTGGCCGTGCGGCGTACGGCCAACCTGCACACCGGCGGCACCCTGGAGGACGTCACCGAACGCCTGCACCCGGTGCTGGCCGATGCTGCCGTGCGCGCGGCACGGGCACTGGAAATTCCGGTGGTGGGGCTGGACTTCATGGTGCGTGATGCCGGGCAGCCGGAGTACGTGATCATCGAGGCCAACGAACGTGCTGGCCTGGCCAACCATGAACCGCAGCCCACGGCCGAGCGTTTTATCGACCTGCTGTTTCCCCATAGCCGGCCTTTGGCGTAA
- a CDS encoding osmoprotectant NAGGN system M42 family peptidase gives MSERHPEPDLDYLKRVLLEMLAIPSPTGFTDTIVRYVAERLDELGIPFELTRRGTIRATLKGRQATPDRAVSAHLDTIGASVRQLQDNGRLALAPVGCWSSRFAEGSRVSVFTDTGVFRGSVLPLMASGHAFNTAIDQMPISWDHVEVRLDAYCATRADCEALGVSIGDFVAFDPLPEFTESGHISARHLDDKAGVAALLAALKAVVESGRQPLIDCHPLFTITEETGSGAAGALPWDVSEFVGIDIAPVAPGQASSEHAVSVAMQDSSGPYDYHLSRHLLKLAGDHDLPVRRDLFRYYFSDAHSAVTAGHDIRTALVAFGCDATHGYERTHIDSLAALSRLLSAYLLSPPVFASDSQPANASLERFSHQLEHDAQMESDTRVPAVDSLVGNKG, from the coding sequence ATGTCCGAGCGACACCCCGAACCCGATCTCGACTACCTCAAACGCGTGCTGCTGGAAATGCTCGCCATCCCCAGCCCCACCGGTTTCACCGACACCATCGTGCGCTACGTGGCCGAACGCCTTGACGAACTGGGCATCCCCTTCGAGCTGACCCGCCGCGGCACCATTCGTGCAACCCTCAAAGGTCGGCAGGCCACCCCCGATCGCGCCGTCTCTGCCCACCTGGATACCATCGGCGCCAGCGTGCGCCAGTTGCAGGACAATGGCCGCCTGGCCCTGGCGCCGGTCGGTTGCTGGTCCAGCCGTTTTGCCGAAGGCAGCCGGGTTAGCGTGTTCACCGATACCGGGGTATTCCGTGGCAGCGTGCTGCCGCTGATGGCCAGCGGGCATGCCTTCAACACGGCCATCGACCAGATGCCGATCAGCTGGGACCACGTGGAAGTGCGCCTGGATGCCTACTGCGCCACACGCGCCGACTGTGAGGCACTGGGCGTGAGCATTGGTGATTTCGTGGCCTTCGACCCCTTGCCCGAGTTCACCGAAAGCGGCCACATCAGCGCCCGTCACCTGGACGACAAGGCTGGCGTAGCCGCATTGCTGGCGGCATTGAAGGCCGTGGTGGAAAGCGGCCGCCAGCCGCTGATCGACTGCCACCCGCTGTTCACCATCACCGAGGAGACCGGCTCGGGTGCAGCCGGCGCCCTGCCCTGGGACGTCAGCGAGTTCGTCGGCATCGACATTGCCCCGGTGGCGCCTGGGCAGGCGTCCAGCGAGCATGCGGTCAGTGTGGCCATGCAGGACTCGTCGGGACCTTACGACTACCACCTGTCCCGGCACCTGCTGAAACTGGCCGGCGACCACGACTTGCCGGTGCGGCGCGACCTGTTCCGCTATTACTTCAGCGATGCCCATTCGGCGGTGACGGCCGGGCACGATATCCGTACCGCGCTGGTGGCCTTTGGTTGCGATGCCACCCATGGTTACGAGCGCACCCATATCGACAGCCTGGCAGCACTGAGCCGGCTGTTATCAGCCTACCTGCTGAGCCCGCCCGTGTTTGCCAGCGACTCGCAGCCGGCCAATGCATCGCTCGAGCGCTTCAGCCACCAGCTGGAACATGATGCGCAGATGGAAAGCGACACGCGGGTACCGGCGGTGGACAGCCTGGTCGGAAACAAAGGCTAA
- a CDS encoding YheU family protein, with amino-acid sequence MLIPYDQLQAETLTRLIEDFVTRDGTDNGDDTPLETRVLRVRQALAKGQAFILFDLESQQCQLLAKHDVPRELLE; translated from the coding sequence ATGCTGATCCCCTACGACCAACTGCAAGCCGAAACCCTGACCCGCCTGATCGAGGACTTCGTTACCCGCGACGGCACTGACAACGGCGACGATACCCCGCTGGAAACCCGCGTGCTGCGAGTACGCCAGGCGTTGGCCAAAGGCCAGGCTTTCATCCTTTTCGACCTGGAAAGCCAGCAGTGCCAGTTGCTGGCCAAGCATGATGTGCCCCGCGAACTGCTCGAATAG
- the csrA gene encoding carbon storage regulator CsrA: MLVIGREVGEVIMIGDDIRIMVVETRDGVVRFGVDAPREVPVHRAEVYKRIKASKQNKA, from the coding sequence ATGCTGGTAATAGGGCGTGAAGTGGGGGAGGTCATCATGATTGGCGATGATATCCGGATCATGGTGGTGGAGACCCGGGACGGCGTGGTGCGCTTTGGTGTGGATGCCCCGCGTGAGGTGCCGGTGCATCGAGCCGAAGTTTACAAGCGCATCAAGGCGTCCAAGCAGAACAAGGCCTGA